A region from the Panicum hallii strain FIL2 chromosome 1, PHallii_v3.1, whole genome shotgun sequence genome encodes:
- the LOC112896428 gene encoding uncharacterized protein LOC112896428, which produces MVEDPWWAVEAAGRLGQMGYLASYKGTKYHIPEFRNSTMPRGTKETFNFAHSSLGLWSFKNEVEDVVESAKLPTGKEELIAAISWHQYYSNSSASFTYGSNVHSYDPYFDDDGDVKPAVVEHWRRDQAAYGFPCAVEDDVKPARPAKQRRAPAGGGAGGRRVHDGDDGTVLSWPAAEQFRSTLRTQESLAGLRARPRATRRRRPGAAAGRAASAVPICVYAQAFAAGMRLPLHPFVAGALAHYGIAPSQLAPNGWLVLVAFTVLCHFRGAGAPSLPVFRHFFGLAPLPKAKGWYSFRGRESVPALFTGLPNSTKTWKEEFLLVSPPPSAPWRCPVRWGEPSKEATSDPVLTEAEAAVARRLAQGHGVVDLKTYLSESNLVAAKISRVPACSGTEASRVQPSPPAKKKKAVAAAAVGAGGGPSGDTLRSELQAKERALAQAKGKISKLEEELGKAKARELAEARQALAYERQLRMQVIKAEGGKGAGAGKRRRGAQ; this is translated from the exons ATGGTGGAGGATCCCTggtgggcggtggaggcggcggggcgTCTCGGCCAAATGG GTTATCTTGCATCTTACAAGGGGACAAAATACCATATACCAGAGTTTCGTAATTCCACAATGCCCAGAGGTACGAAAGAGACCTTCAATTTTGCTCATTCTTCACTTGGCCTTTGGAGTTTTAAAAATGAAGTGGAGGATGTTGTTGAAAGTGCCAAGCTACCCACCGGCAAA GAGGAACTCATCGCCGCCATATCGTGGCACCAATACTACTCCAACTCCTCCGCGTCTTTCACCTACGGCAGCAACGTCCACTCCTACGACCCCTActtcgacgacgacggcgacgtcAAGCCGGCCGTGGTGGAGCACTGGCGCCGCGACCAGGCGGCCTACGGCTTTCCCTGCGCGGTGGAGGACGACGTCAAGCCGGCGAGGCCCGCGAAGCAGCGCCGGGCTCCggcgggaggaggagcagggggtcGCCGCGTCCACGATGGAGACGACGGGACCGTGCTCTCCTGGCCCGCGGCGGAGCAGTTCCGCTCCACGCTGCGCACGCAGGAGTCCCTCGCCGGCCTCCGCGCCAG GCCGCGtgcgacccgccgccgccgcccaggggccgcggcggggcgggcCGCGTCGGCGGTGCCGATCTGCGTGTACGCGCAGGCGTTCGCTGCGGGGATGCGCCTGCCGCTGCACCCGTTCGTCGCCGGCGCCCTCGCGCACTACGGCATCGCGCCGTCGCAGCTGGCACCCAACGGCTGGCTCGTCCTCGTCGCCTTCACCGTGCTCTGCCATTTCCGCGGCGCGGGGGCGCCGTCGCTGCCCGTGTTCCGCCACTTCTTCGGCCTGGCGCCACTGCCCAAGGCTAAGGGCTGGTACTCCTTCCGCGGCAGGGAGAGCGTGCCGGCGCTCTTCACGGGGCTCCCCAACTCCACCAAGACGTGGAAGGAGGAGTTCCTGCTCGTGTCGCCGCCGCCCAGCGCGCCGTGGCGCTGCCCCGTGCGCTGGGGCGAACCATCCAAGGAGGCCACCAGCGACCcggtgctcaccgaggcggaggcggccgtgGCGCGCCGCCTGGCGCAGGGTCACGGCGTCGTCGACCTCAAGACGTATCTGTCCGAGAGCAACCTCGTCGCCGCCAAGATAAGCCGCGTGCCAGCGTGCTCTG GGACGGAGGCTTCCCGCGTCCAGCCATCGCCCCCGGCCAAGAAGAAGAAAGcggtggcagcggcggctgttGGTGCTGGTGGTGGACCTAGCGGAGATACTCTTCGTTCAGAGCTTCAGGCGAAGGAAAGGGCTCTCGCGCAGGCCAAGGGCAAGATCAGTAagctggaggaggagctggGCAAGGCCAAAGCGAGGGAACTCGCCGAGGCACGGCAGGCATTGGCGTACGAGCGGCAGCTCAGGATGCAGGTGATCAAGGCTGAAGGCGGCAAGGGTGCCGGGGCCGGCAAGCGTCGCCGTGGCGCCCAGTGA
- the LOC112878795 gene encoding uncharacterized protein LOC112878795, translated as MLLLPCSPRVHLHRLSPTRRLPLASPSPLPGRRLRRSTTIRAEAEAPPPPPPSSAAEPEPPDAGAVDVEGEGPVELRAPMLFSTDDNPTTLQTATSLLLTGAISIFLFRSLRRRARRAKELRVRSSGVKKPNNLTEEALEGLRMMSASPIETEKPPSPIQALLGGIAAGVIAVILYKFSTTIEAALNRQTISDSFSVRQITITIRTIITGLCYLATSVFGINAVGLILYSLQLTFQSIMDDDSSSSSTGKINEQSNTMASSDSSTSNRESAISDLQQISDKSKNSPE; from the exons ATGCTGCTGCTCCCCTGCTCCCCGCGCGTCCATCTCCACCGCCTCTCCCCAACTCGCcgcctccccctcgcctctcCCTCCCCTCTTCCCGGCCGTCGCCTCCGCCGCTCCACAACCATCCGCGCTGAGgctgaagcgccgccgccgccgccaccttcctcCGCGGCGGAGCCAGAGCCCCCCGACGCCGGCGCCGTCGACGTCGAAGGCGAGGGCCCCGTGGAGCTCCGCGCCCCGATGCTCTTCTCCACCGATGACAATCCCACCACGCTCCAGACCGCCACCAGCCTCCTCCTCACCGGCGCCATCTCCATCTTCCTCTTCcgctccctccgccgccgcgcccggcgcGCCAAGGAGCTG AGGGTGCGGTCGAGCGGGGTGAAGAAGCCCAACAATCTCACCGAGGAGGCCCTGGAGGGGCTCAGGATGATGAGCGCCTCGCCGATCGAGACCGAGAAGCCGCCGTCGCCCATACAGGCTCTGCTGGGCGGGATAGCGGCGGGAGTCATCGCGGTCATTCTCTACAAGTTCAGCACCACCATAGAGGCCGCGCTCAACCGGCAGACCATCTCCGACAGCTTCTCG GTTCGGCAGATAACAATCACAATAAG AACAATTATCACTGGCCTGTGCTACCTAGCAACTTCTGTCTTTGGAATCAACGCAGTGGGGTTAATTTTGTATTCCCTCCAGCTCACTTTTCAATCTATCATGGACGATGACTCAAGCAGCTCCTCCACAGGGAAGATTAACGAACAATCAAACACAATGGCATCATCTGATAGCTCCACAAGTAACAGGGAATCAGCCATTAGTGACTTACAGCAGATATCTGACAAGAGTAAAAACTCACCAGAGTAG